The genome window GCAGAAGGCACACTGACAACCGTTCTTCAGGAAAACCTGACAGGTGTGCGAGTCGTCCGAGCTTTCGGTCAACAAGAGTCTGAAATCGACAAGTTTCGAACCGCGAACTCCGAATTTCGTGATCTCGAAATGGACATGTTTCGCACACTCAGCAGCTACTGGCCCACCTCGGATTTTCTGATCTTTGTCCAACTCGGAACAGTCCTCATCGCTGGTGCTTACTTTGCAATGACCGGAGCGATCACCGTCGGCACCTGGATTTTCTTCTGGTGGCTGACTCAAACGATCATTTGGCCAGTTCGACAGATTGGCCGCGTCGTCGCGGATGCTGGACGAGCCACTGTCGCCATGAAACGTATCAATGAAATTCTCGGCGAGCCTGAAGAGTCTGAGGAACCGGTGCCTGAAGACCCGGTCAGTGGCGAAATTACAGTCACTGACCTTTCGTTCTCCTATGTCGAAGGAGAGCAGGTTCTCGATAACATTTCCTTTTCGATCGCTCCGGGAGAGACAGTGGCCATTGTCGGTCCTCCAGGTGCCGGCAAGTCGACACTCATGCATTTGCTCGTTCGGCTGTACGACTACACCGCAGGTTCCATCACAATCGGTGGCAAGGAGCTGAAGGAAATCAATCGGCACGCGGTCCGAAGTGCTTTCGGCGTGGTGATGCAGGACCCGTTTCTGTACTCGCGGTCGGTTCGCGACAACATGATCATCGGGCGGAGTCATGCTTCACAGCAGGACATTGAAGAATCAGCATTGGCAGCGGACATTCACGGGAACATCTCGGACTTCAAAAACGGGTATCAGACAGTCATTGGCGAACGCGGAGTCACACTCTCCGGAGGCCAACGACAACGTTTGGCGATTGCCCGCGCACTTCTGAAGCTTCCAACGTTTCTCATTCTCGATGACAGCCTCAGCGCCGTTGACACTCGGACAGAAACACAGATCCTCAAATCGCTGCATGCACGCCGTGGCCAGCAGACAACCATTCTGATCGCGCATCGACTTTCGACAACGCGACTTGCTGATCGGATTTTCGTAATGGACCACGGGCGGATCATTCAGGAAGGAACTCACACCGAACTCATCGATGTAGATGGCCCTTACCAGCGTCTCTGGACCATTCAGGGAGTCGTCGAAGAAGAGATTCAGGAAGCGCTCGCGGAGGGATCGGCTCAATGACTTCAGGATGGATTGATGATGATGACTTAAAAGAGAAGAAGCTCGATCTTCGTCTCTGGAAGTCACTTTTGAACTACACACTTCATTACCGGAAAACCAGTCTGATCTTTCTGTTGGTCGCCTTTTCAGCAGCTGGAGCAGACCTCGGGTTTCCGATCGTCACAGGTTCGTTAATTTCGGAAATCGATCGAGACATCTCACAGGTCAACATCGCCTGGTACGCTGGGATGTATCTCACGTTGGCGATCGTGCTGAGTGCCTCGATCTGCGGCTTCATTCTGTGTGCGGGTCGGATTCGAACGAATGTCAGCCACGACATCCGACGTGATGCCTTCGAACAGCTGCAACGATTGTCTTTCAGCTTTTTTGACAAACGCCCTACCGGCTGGCTGATGGCCCGACTGACATCCGACTGTCAGCGGCTGTCCGTCATTTTGGCGTGGGGAGTCATGGATCTGATCTGGGGAACCACCCTTATGATCGGAATCAGTGTCGTCATGCTCTGGTTCAACTGGCGGGTGGCGATCGCCGTTCTCGCTGTTGTTCCGGTTTTGTTTGCAGTGAGCATGCTCTTCAAGAAGTGGATTCTTCGAACTTCTCGACTGGTTCGCCGAACGAATTCTCGCATCACCGGTGTGTACAACGAAGCCATTATGGGTGTTCGAACGACAAAGACGTTCGTCCGCGAGGAAGACAACCTCAAGGAATTCGATCGTCTGACTTCAGAGATGTACGAGCACTCGGTTCGCAACGCAGTGCTATCGGCAGTTTATCTTCCGATCGTTCTGTCGCTAGGCAGTGTGGCAATCGCGTCGGCTCTTGTCATGGGCGGAAATCAGGTCCTCACGTCGACCTTGGCTATCGGTGAGATGGTCATGTTTATGTACTACGCGCAGATGTTTTTTACACCTGCGCAGGAAATCTCGGCGTGGTTTGCAGAACTGCAAATGGCTCAAGCATCCGCCGAGCGGGTTTTGGGTCTGATTGATTCGGTCCCTGAAATTCAGGACTCGGAAGAGGTCAAACAGCGTCTGCAAACACTCGGCAATGACGGGTACCCGAACCATCTGGGAGTGATTGAATTCCGTGATGTCGACTTCCGCTACGGCGACGGTCCGCAAATCATTCAAGGATTCAACCTCACTGTTCAACCGGGAGAAACGATTGCGCTCGTGGGAGCAACAGGCGGTGGTAAGTCTACCGTCGTCAATCTTCTGTGCCGCTTCTACGAACCAACTTCCGGTGAGATCCTGATCGACGGAATCGACTATCGGCAACGCAGCCTCAGTTGGCTTCAGTCGAATCTCGGAATTGTGCTGCAACAGCCACACTTGTTCAGCGGCACAATTGCCGACAACATCCGCTACGGTCGACCGGAATCGACTCAGGAAGAAGTTGTCGAGGCTGCGACCCTCGTGGGAGCACATTCATTTATCACCGAAATGAATGCCGGCTACGATTCGCAAGTCGGTGAAGGAGGTACACAACTTAGCCTCGGGCAGCGACAACTTATTTCGTACGCCAGAGCTGTTCTCAAACGTCCGCGGCTTTTGGTCATGGACGAAGCGACATCATCGATTGATACCGAAACGGAGAAGGTGATTCAGGAGTCGCTGTCCAGAATCCTGCGAGACCGGACGAGTTTTGTGATCGCGCACCGCTTGTCCACAATTCGGTCCGCTGACCGAATTCTCGTCATCTCGCAAGGGAAGATTCTGGAACAGGGATCGCACGCTGAGCTATTAAAGCTTCGTGGAGACTACTACAAACTCTACACGGACCAGTCGATTCGCGACGTCGGTCGTATTGAATCGATGACTCTCAGCGACGACGACTCCGCCGAAGATTTCAACACCACTTCGTCTCGATCAGAGAAGAACCATTCATCTCTGTCGCCCACACTACGGCAACAGAAGTGACGTTCTTCAGGCAGCGACGCTGAGAAACCAGTCTCGCTGCTGGATCGATTCGAAGTCGATTTCGTTTCGAGAGAGCCCTTCCCACAACATTCCATTCCTTGGCTTGCACTGACTCGCACGAGCAAACTCAACGTTCTCAATGAGTAAGAGTGCGCAGGCGAGTACATCGGAAAGATCAACTTGCTCTTTTGAACTCGGCAACTCCTAGCTCGGAAGCATCATTCCGAAGATTGCTCGCGAGGAAAGCTGACGCGAGTTCCCGCTCTGCCCTTGGCGATGATTGCATTCTTAATCGCTCTGAGTAGACTGAATGGAAGAGTTTTCGCACTTCCAATTCTTGTCCACTCAGGTTCAACACCATGCAACTCTCACAGATTCTCCACATACGGTCCAGAAAACGACCAGTCGTGTCGCGTATCTCTGGGCAGTAGATTCTTAGAGGGTTGCAATTGTGTCTCTAGAAGAGTTCATCCAATGATCCGATATGGGTTTCCGATCTGGTTCCGTGCATTCAGTATTGGACTTTCACTCCTGATTCTCGGGAGCAGCCCTCTAGCTCTTGCTCAAGACGACGATTCTTCTCCCGCGACCGACGCCGAAGAATCCGCTTTCGAAGTCCCCGAAGAAGAAAAGCCCTTCTGGGATAGCGCACAAGCATTCGTCGATGCATACTCCGCGAGAGATGCTGAAGCCATTGGGAATCTGTTCACTGAGGATGCAGAATTCTTCGACGAACTCGGCGTCAGCACAACTGGCCGAGACAACATTGTCGCACGTTATCAATACGCCTTTGAGTCATCCCCGGAAGCGGTCATCGAATCGATTCACATCGAGGGAGTTCGGCATCTGAGCGACAACATGGCCATTGAAAAGGGAACAGTGGTCGCATCAGCTTCGGCCGACAGTCCCCGCTTTCTGGCACACTACCACGCCATCCACAAACTTGGTGAAGATGGAACCTGGAGAATTCATGTTCTGCGGGATTCACCACGGGAAGAACTTGGTCGCGGCGAACAACTCGATCAGCTCTCGTGGATGCTCGGTGATTGGATCAACGAAGATCCGGAAACAACTGTCCACACCAGTTGCGACTGGTCCGAAGACGGAAACTTCCTGCTGCGACAGTTCACGGTCATGACTCGTGATGGTCTTCAGATGAATGGAGTTCAACGCACAGGGTGGGATCCGATCCACAAGAAACTGCGGACTTGGACTTTCGATTCCGAAGGTGGCTTTTTCACCGGCTTCTGGACGAAATCAGAGGAAGGCTGGATTCTGACATCAGCTGGCGTGACTGCATCTGGAGAGACTGTCACTTCGACAGCCACATACCAGATCATCGATTCCGAAATGGTCATCTGGCAATACACCAACCTCATCATCGGCGACGCAGTCCACGGAGCAGGCGAGCCCGTCACCATGGTGCGAAGCGCTCCCTCACCGAGTCTTGAAGAAGAAGCGACCGGCGAGGAATAGCACAACACTTTCGGCTTCGATCAGGATGTGAAGACCGAAGCCACAATTACTGATCTGCAGATCCCCTGATCACGGAGCAGCGAAACGAAATCACTTCGCTCCATTTGAAACATATCCGTCACGACAACGAGTTCACTATGAAGCCTTTATCAGTTGCGAAGATCCTGTTTGCTGCTCTGTTGGTCTTCACCCTTGGCGTCCCCGCACAGAGTCTACACGCACGTGGATTCGGCGGCGGAGGTGGTGGTCGAGGGATAGGAGGCGGCGGAGGCCGCAGTTTTGGTGGTGGAGGCGGTGGCGGTCGCAGCTTCGGCGGAGGAGGTGGCAGAAGCTTCGGAGGAGGCGGGGGAATCAGCAGACCCTCAGCACCTTCGATGAGCCGTCCATCTCGACCTTCAACTCCGTCATTCAGTCGACCATCCACACCTTCGCGACCGACGTCTCGACCTTCGATTCCGTCTTCGCGTCCATCAACACCATCGTCACGGCCTTCGATTCCTTCGTCGAGGCCATCACTTCCATCTTCGCGCCCATCTGTTCCTTCGCGACCGTCAACACGCCCATCGGTCCCATCAACCCGACCCGGACTGCAGCCTGGCAACCGTCCGAGTACTCGTCCTGGAAACTTGCCGAGCATTCAACCCGGCAATCGTCCAAGCATTCAGCCAGGGAATCGACCAAGCACGTTGCCCAGCACTCGCCCAGGAGTCGACACCGGACGACCCCTGCCTTCGCGTCCATCGCAAAGACCTTCCCAACGTCCTTCCCTGCCTGGTTTGGGAGGTGGTGACCGACCGGGTATCGGAGACCGTCCTGGAACTGGAGACAGGCCAGGAATTGGTAATCGCCCCGGAGCTGGAGATCGCCCCGGTATTGGAGACAGACCCGGAACAGGCGACCGACCTGGAATCGGCGACAGGCCAGGAGCAGGAGATCGTCCCGGAATCGGTGA of Thalassoglobus sp. JC818 contains these proteins:
- a CDS encoding ABC transporter ATP-binding protein — translated: MKLESPKQPPSSLWALTQGNRLLYSAAIACMAVGMLFLLLVPFVLQQTLDRLRDGSATLTGTLIPAAALLITLNLLHGGFTYLRGRWSAQASEAVVQRLRRRLYAHIEALPARYYDTNSTGDIVQRCSSDVETVRAFMANHIVEIAKVALLLLIGLPILFSQDLRMGLISISLFPFIIGFGFYYFRRIHEIFQKVDEAEGTLTTVLQENLTGVRVVRAFGQQESEIDKFRTANSEFRDLEMDMFRTLSSYWPTSDFLIFVQLGTVLIAGAYFAMTGAITVGTWIFFWWLTQTIIWPVRQIGRVVADAGRATVAMKRINEILGEPEESEEPVPEDPVSGEITVTDLSFSYVEGEQVLDNISFSIAPGETVAIVGPPGAGKSTLMHLLVRLYDYTAGSITIGGKELKEINRHAVRSAFGVVMQDPFLYSRSVRDNMIIGRSHASQQDIEESALAADIHGNISDFKNGYQTVIGERGVTLSGGQRQRLAIARALLKLPTFLILDDSLSAVDTRTETQILKSLHARRGQQTTILIAHRLSTTRLADRIFVMDHGRIIQEGTHTELIDVDGPYQRLWTIQGVVEEEIQEALAEGSAQ
- a CDS encoding ABC transporter ATP-binding protein, which produces MTSGWIDDDDLKEKKLDLRLWKSLLNYTLHYRKTSLIFLLVAFSAAGADLGFPIVTGSLISEIDRDISQVNIAWYAGMYLTLAIVLSASICGFILCAGRIRTNVSHDIRRDAFEQLQRLSFSFFDKRPTGWLMARLTSDCQRLSVILAWGVMDLIWGTTLMIGISVVMLWFNWRVAIAVLAVVPVLFAVSMLFKKWILRTSRLVRRTNSRITGVYNEAIMGVRTTKTFVREEDNLKEFDRLTSEMYEHSVRNAVLSAVYLPIVLSLGSVAIASALVMGGNQVLTSTLAIGEMVMFMYYAQMFFTPAQEISAWFAELQMAQASAERVLGLIDSVPEIQDSEEVKQRLQTLGNDGYPNHLGVIEFRDVDFRYGDGPQIIQGFNLTVQPGETIALVGATGGGKSTVVNLLCRFYEPTSGEILIDGIDYRQRSLSWLQSNLGIVLQQPHLFSGTIADNIRYGRPESTQEEVVEAATLVGAHSFITEMNAGYDSQVGEGGTQLSLGQRQLISYARAVLKRPRLLVMDEATSSIDTETEKVIQESLSRILRDRTSFVIAHRLSTIRSADRILVISQGKILEQGSHAELLKLRGDYYKLYTDQSIRDVGRIESMTLSDDDSAEDFNTTSSRSEKNHSSLSPTLRQQK
- a CDS encoding nuclear transport factor 2 family protein yields the protein MIRYGFPIWFRAFSIGLSLLILGSSPLALAQDDDSSPATDAEESAFEVPEEEKPFWDSAQAFVDAYSARDAEAIGNLFTEDAEFFDELGVSTTGRDNIVARYQYAFESSPEAVIESIHIEGVRHLSDNMAIEKGTVVASASADSPRFLAHYHAIHKLGEDGTWRIHVLRDSPREELGRGEQLDQLSWMLGDWINEDPETTVHTSCDWSEDGNFLLRQFTVMTRDGLQMNGVQRTGWDPIHKKLRTWTFDSEGGFFTGFWTKSEEGWILTSAGVTASGETVTSTATYQIIDSEMVIWQYTNLIIGDAVHGAGEPVTMVRSAPSPSLEEEATGEE